From Cognatishimia activa, one genomic window encodes:
- a CDS encoding amidohydrolase family protein translates to MRIDAHHHLWDLTAVHYPWLMAKGEPRFFGDPASIQRNYLLDEFTTDAKAHGFEASVHIQVGAADPLEEARWVQSIADSNPLWPMVQVAFCDLTAPDADAQLDAIQSLSTVRGVRQIIGRAPGEDAQTGTNEVLDNPLFAERLRELADRGLSFDLQLLPELMVKTADVLSTAPNTKVALCHAGSPYDRSDKGIQAWGENLKSLSVLPNVYCKLSGLGMFEHDWTEKSLRPILDTVIEQFTPERTMFGSNFPVDSITSSYDALFNLYANNTEDMHHDAIFGKSANVFYRIGLIS, encoded by the coding sequence ATGAGGATTGATGCACACCACCACCTCTGGGATTTGACAGCCGTTCACTACCCTTGGCTCATGGCAAAGGGGGAACCTCGTTTCTTCGGTGATCCTGCTTCCATTCAACGCAACTATTTGCTGGATGAATTTACAACAGATGCCAAAGCTCATGGCTTCGAAGCATCCGTGCATATTCAAGTGGGTGCAGCGGATCCTTTGGAAGAAGCACGCTGGGTTCAATCCATAGCAGATTCCAATCCTCTCTGGCCGATGGTTCAAGTCGCATTCTGTGATTTAACTGCCCCCGATGCAGATGCGCAGCTAGATGCGATACAAAGCCTCTCCACAGTCCGTGGCGTTCGTCAGATTATCGGTCGGGCGCCGGGCGAGGACGCGCAAACTGGCACGAACGAGGTTTTAGATAATCCGCTATTTGCAGAGAGGCTTAGAGAGTTGGCAGATCGAGGCTTAAGTTTTGATCTGCAGCTTCTGCCCGAATTGATGGTGAAAACTGCAGATGTTTTATCCACTGCGCCAAACACCAAAGTCGCGCTGTGTCACGCAGGCTCCCCATATGATCGCTCTGACAAAGGAATCCAAGCATGGGGAGAAAACCTTAAATCCCTGTCTGTGCTTCCAAATGTGTACTGCAAACTTTCAGGGCTTGGGATGTTTGAACATGATTGGACAGAAAAAAGCCTTCGTCCAATTCTTGATACCGTAATAGAGCAATTCACGCCCGAACGCACCATGTTTGGGTCAAATTTCCCTGTCGATTCAATAACCTCCAGCTACGATGCTTTGTTCAATCTATACGCAAACAACACA
- a CDS encoding nuclear transport factor 2 family protein: MSFTKQKRLVLDYYQALDTAHPSEVVSAVTEFCSEDMLWRGFHPFNEIRGSKDVAERFWQPLKQSLSGMQRRLDIFFAGDNIYAEPGGVWVCSMGHLMGLFDSLWLGIRPTGKLAFLRYSAFHKVEDGKITETAMYFDIPHLMMQAGQNPFPPETGAHLVQPGPLMHNGLLFSDHDPAEGQKTLDVIAQMARDLGQWDSGMPLEEELRRTWHEDMLWWGPAGIGSTYTIPRYADQHSRPFRASFSERSKTKHLCRIGEGHFGAFFGWPNFVATPTGGFMGMPATGKPGEFRVIDLYRREGDKLKENWIFIDLLHFWKGQGVDILERSTGIETPKEATR; the protein is encoded by the coding sequence GTGTCCTTCACAAAGCAAAAGCGACTCGTTCTTGACTACTATCAAGCGCTAGATACTGCGCATCCTTCAGAGGTTGTTAGCGCTGTCACGGAATTTTGCTCAGAGGACATGCTCTGGCGCGGGTTCCATCCGTTTAATGAGATTCGCGGTTCAAAGGATGTTGCAGAGCGCTTCTGGCAGCCCCTCAAACAGAGCCTTTCGGGCATGCAACGACGCCTGGATATCTTTTTTGCTGGTGACAACATCTATGCCGAACCTGGTGGTGTTTGGGTGTGTTCAATGGGTCATTTGATGGGGCTTTTTGATAGCCTCTGGTTGGGCATTCGCCCAACTGGCAAGCTCGCATTTCTTCGCTATTCAGCCTTTCACAAGGTCGAAGATGGTAAGATCACCGAGACAGCGATGTATTTCGACATCCCCCATCTAATGATGCAAGCTGGCCAGAACCCCTTCCCTCCCGAAACAGGTGCGCATCTCGTGCAACCTGGACCTCTAATGCATAACGGACTTCTTTTTAGTGATCACGATCCTGCCGAGGGGCAAAAGACATTGGACGTGATTGCACAAATGGCGCGCGATCTTGGACAATGGGATTCAGGAATGCCCCTCGAAGAAGAGCTCCGCCGCACCTGGCATGAAGACATGCTCTGGTGGGGCCCAGCTGGGATTGGATCGACCTACACCATTCCACGTTATGCGGATCAGCATTCTCGTCCTTTCAGGGCATCCTTCTCCGAACGCTCTAAAACCAAGCATCTATGCCGGATTGGTGAAGGTCATTTTGGTGCGTTTTTTGGCTGGCCGAACTTTGTCGCCACGCCAACTGGCGGCTTCATGGGCATGCCGGCTACGGGAAAACCTGGTGAGTTTCGTGTGATCGATCTTTATCGTCGCGAAGGTGATAAGCTTAAGGAAAACTGGATTTTCATCGACCTACTGCATTTCTGGAAAGGCCAAGGCGTTGATATCTTGGAGCGCAGCACGGGAATTGAAACGCCCAAAGAGGCGACACGATGA
- a CDS encoding ABC transporter ATP-binding protein, whose amino-acid sequence MAEIQLRNVGKRWGSFVGVDNFDLTIADKEFLVLLGPSGCGKTTTMRMIAGLEDVSEGEILVDGKVVNDLEPKDRDVAMVFQSYALYPNLNVYENIRFPLRVRGIDSSTHDEKVRRASAMVELDDFLHRKPAELSGGQRQRVALARAIVREPNVFLMDEPLSNLDAKLRVSTRAQIKNLSHELAVTTIYVTHDQIEAMTLADRVVVMKGGVVQQVGSPTDIYDKPANAFVASFIGSPAMNLMDGEMKGGTFTADNVEIAGLDAPDGPLTLGFRAEDAQVVDSKAEINAPIYTMELLGDATMVSVRIGGALISVKADKAYRAEIDDTVSIQVPKEHCHLFDAQTGARLGG is encoded by the coding sequence ATGGCCGAAATTCAATTGCGCAACGTTGGCAAACGTTGGGGATCCTTTGTTGGTGTTGACAACTTTGATCTGACGATTGCTGACAAAGAATTTTTGGTTCTGTTGGGTCCATCAGGCTGCGGCAAAACCACTACAATGCGCATGATCGCCGGTCTTGAGGATGTCTCCGAAGGGGAGATCCTGGTTGACGGTAAGGTCGTGAACGATCTGGAGCCAAAAGATCGCGACGTGGCGATGGTGTTCCAAAGCTACGCGCTTTATCCAAATCTGAACGTCTATGAAAACATCCGCTTCCCATTGCGAGTTCGTGGCATTGATTCATCTACCCATGATGAAAAAGTACGTCGCGCCTCAGCAATGGTTGAACTGGATGACTTCCTGCATCGCAAGCCTGCAGAGCTCTCTGGCGGCCAGCGTCAGCGTGTGGCTTTGGCGCGTGCAATTGTGCGAGAGCCAAACGTCTTCTTGATGGACGAGCCGCTGTCCAACCTTGACGCTAAGCTGCGCGTATCAACCCGCGCTCAAATCAAAAACTTGAGTCACGAACTTGCAGTGACCACGATTTACGTGACGCACGATCAGATCGAAGCGATGACGCTTGCAGACCGTGTTGTTGTCATGAAGGGCGGGGTGGTTCAGCAGGTTGGTTCCCCTACCGACATATATGACAAACCGGCCAACGCCTTTGTCGCCAGCTTTATTGGCTCTCCTGCTATGAACCTTATGGATGGTGAGATGAAAGGCGGCACATTTACCGCAGACAATGTTGAGATCGCAGGTCTGGATGCACCTGATGGGCCATTGACCCTGGGATTTCGTGCAGAAGACGCTCAAGTCGTAGACAGCAAAGCTGAAATCAATGCTCCGATTTACACGATGGAACTTCTGGGCGACGCGACCATGGTGTCCGTTCGCATCGGAGGCGCGCTGATCTCGGTGAAGGCTGACAAAGCCTACCGCGCTGAGATCGATGACACCGTATCAATCCAAGTTCCAAAGGAACATTGCCATTTGTTTGACGCTCAAACAGGTGCGCGATTGGGGGGCTAA